The following proteins are co-located in the Betta splendens chromosome 9, fBetSpl5.4, whole genome shotgun sequence genome:
- the si:ch73-252i11.1 gene encoding protein mono-ADP-ribosyltransferase PARP12, giving the protein MESEIFRFICANQGAVNVVDLVFNLDVANVSETLNNRQRFVHSCIKGQPRVLARTGLTLCRRKDCPGTCGSLHLCKNFLFSGTCHYNRSRRTCVFSHDLNTDVNQVVLQEHELETLSRAELCTLLLQSDNTLLPPICFDYNNGLGEFGRCQEGNACKRMHICEEFLKGDCSCFRSHDFNDPQPLKCLKEKGVPEDLYHSLKVIYTNKVALRRNDRSNRGNRGRGQPHSLSTGAAAANNCEATGDSGWNSQPMQVNRGRGRGGHRGNRGKRGNWGNRGNQRNLTPGQRAISSSDILADIDSLNLYTVDGRDEGSVKLSSSTSDVSMDTDASSEDGRSRSQKSASARGRGGGRKAAVGEKEANGSNDQDRRQRPRPVRDKTEICMYFIKGHCKHEEKCFKAHDKMPYRWEVREDDQWKALPNNEATEKDYCDPKNAYSSSSPAVYFDTMTRGTSQVRRLSTTNSLVEPTFIHTTVWLWYWEDELGSWNLYASAGAGHRSADIDSAYLEQKYLDNRKDVVEFTAGSQSYTLSFQDMIQTNKQYGTKRLVKRRPKFVSATDVQEQKRVRRPLVPTLAPIPDHWDKTQIPATGFKRISLQRTSDEFKEIEALFFKTMIDFDVVKIERIQNKSLWEIFQWQKNQMKINNNGRVVTEKKLFHGTNSKNVDAICSTNFDWRICGTHGTAFGKGSYFARDAKYSHSYTDDSDVKSMFVSRVLVGDFTKGSSELCRAPSKDGGDVNFFHSCVDNVQNPSIYVVFEKPQIYPEYLLQYKNAHPLVSLYGGASVAARPAPKPRVHVSVPQPSTVSHKPSSLSYQPSASASVTSSYQPRSSASSTSSYQPRASASSASSYNTVPYSYPSGTSSYRSSTASSTASNNLGTFDTWSFPLSTDSYQAPTRSSPSPPTPKPKKSSDSCVIA; this is encoded by the exons ATGGAGTCAGAGATATTTAGGTTTATTTGCGCCAACCAAGGAGCCGTAAACGTCGTCGATCTTGTGTTTAACCTCGACGTCGCTAACGTGTCGGAGACGCTCAATAACCGGCAGAGGTTTGTTCATTCCTGTATTAAGGGACAGCCGAGGGTGTTGGCTCGGACCGGACTGACGCTGTGCAGACGCAAAGACTGCCCGGGGACGTGCGGGTCGCTCCACTTGTGCAAAAACTTCCTCTTCAGCGGAACCTGCCACTACAACCGCTCCAG GAGAACGTGCGTCTTCTCGCATGATTTGAACACAGACGTCAATCAGGTGGTACTTCAGGAGCATGAGCTGGAGACTCTGAGCCGGGCGGAGCTGTgcaccctgctgctgcagagcgacaacaccctcctgcctcct ATATGTTTTGACTACAACAATGGCCTTGGGGAGTTTGGCCGGTGTCAAGAGGGGAATGCTTGCAAGAGGATGCATATCTGCGAAGAGTTCCTGAAAGgagactgcagctgcttcaggagtCACGACTTTAATGATCCACAACCGTTAAAATGCCTGAAAGAAAAAGGTGTGCCCGAGGATCTGTATCACTCCTTGAAGGTCATTTATACAAATAAAGTGGCTTTAAGGCGCAATGACAGGAGCAACCGGGGCAACAGGGGCAGAGGACAaccacattcactcagcactggtgctgctgctgccaacaACTGTGAGGCAACTGGTGACAGCGGTTGGAATTCTCAGCCAATGCAGGTGAACAGAGGTAGAGGGAGAGGTGGTCACAGAGGCAATCGAGGGAAAAGAGGCAACTGGGGGAATCGAGGAAACCAGCGCAACCTAACTCCAGGCCAACGAGCTATTTCCTCTAGCGACATCCTCGCCGACATTGACTCCCTAAATCTGTACACTGTTGACGGACGGGACGAAGGAAGCGTTAAACtgagctcctccaccagcgATGTCTCTATGGACACGGACGCGAGCAGCGAGGACGGGCGGAGCAGGAGTCAAAAGTCTGCGTCTGCCagggggagaggtggaggtcgAAAGGCTGCTGTCGGCGAGAAAGAGGCCAACGGCAGCAACGACCAGGACAGAAGACAAAGGCCGAGGCCAGTCAGAG ATAAAACAGAGATATGCATGTACTTCATCAAAGGACACTGTAAACATGAGG AAAAGTGTTTTAAAGCCCATGACAAGATGCCGTACAGATGGGAGGTCAGGGAGGATGATCAGTGGAAGGCCTTGCCCAATAACGAGGCTACCGAGAAGGACTACTGCGACCCCAAAAACGCCTACAG TAGCAGCAGCCCAGCCGTGTACTTCGACACGATGACCCGCGGGACGAGCCAGGTGCGACGGCTCTCCACCACAAACTCCTTGGTTGAGCCGACCTTCATCCACACCACCGTGTGGCTGTGGTACTGGGAGGACGAGCTTGGCAGTTGGAACCTGTACGCCTCAGCT GGAGCTGGACACAGATCCGCAGACATCGACAGCGCCTACCTGGAGCAGAAGTATCTAGACAATCGCAAAGACGTGGTGGAGTTCACCGCCGGCTCGCAGTCATATACACTCAGCTTCCAGG acatgatacaaacaaacaagcagtaCGGCACTAAAAGGCTTGTGAAAAGACGGCCAAAGTTCGTCTCAGCCACAGATGTCCAAGAACAGAAAAGAGTGAG AAGGCCTCTGGTACCAACTCTTGCCCCTATTCCCGACCATTGGGACAAGACACAGATCCCTGCAACAGGATTCAAG cgtATCTCCCTTCAGCGCACATCAGATGAATTTAAGGAGATTGAGGCTCTTTTCTTCAAAACCATGATTGACTTTGATGTGGTCAAAATCGAGAGGATTCAGAACAAGAGTCTTTGGGAAATCTTTCagtg GCAGAAGAATCAGATGAAGATCAACAACAACGGCCGCGTTGTGACAGAGAAAAAGCTTTTTCATGGCACTAACTCGAAAAACGTGGACGCCATCTGCTCCACCAATTTTGACTGGAGAATCTGTGGCACGCATGGAACCGCTTTTGGCAAAG GGAGTTACTTTGCCCGGGACGCTAAATACTCGCACAGCTACACTGATGACTCTGACGTCAAATCCATGTTTGTCTCTCGGGTGCTGGTGGGAGATTTCACAAAAGGGTCCTCCGAGCTCTGCCGAGCTCCTTCCAAGGATGGCGGGGACGTGAACTTCTTTCACAGCTGCGTGGACAACGTTCAGAATCCTTCCATCTACGTCGTGTTCGAGAAACCCCAGATCTACCCCGAGTACCTGCTGCAGTACAAGAATGCGCACCCGCTCGTCAGTTTATATGGTGGCGCGTCAGTAGCGGCAAGACCGGCCCCCAAGCCCAGAGTCCATGTATCTGTCCCTCAGCCCAGCACAGTGTCCCATAAACCCAGCTCGCTTTCTTATCAGCCCAGCGCCAGTGCATCGGTCACATCCTCCTACCAGCCCCGTTCAAGCGCATCCAGCACGTCCTCCTACCAGCCGAGAGCCAGTGCGTCCAGCGCGTCCTCGTACAACACGGTCCCGTACTCGTACCCGTCGGGCACAAGCTCGTATAGGTCCAGCACCGCCTCAAGCACCGCCTCGAACAACCTGGGCACCTTTGACACATGGTCTTTCCCACTTAGCACAGACTCGTACCAGGCTCCTACCAGGTCTTCGCCATCTCCACCAACCCCAAAGCCAAAGAAATCATCTGATTCCTGCGTCATTGCTTAG